The window tgtaaacctctcaccttgtaattttaccccggaGCCGGCtaagagtgagctgtaaatgagttgggagggggcaatttagtAAAACCTGACCGAGGGTTAGAGGTATAAATAatcccctctctccacagtgtaaagggttgaattttctgatcATTATTGGAAAGTTCGACACACACTTTCATTGCCATCTTTCTTACTGTTCATACTCCTTGTCTAGACATCTAAGAAACAAAAATCCCAACACCGGCTTGGCCAGcgcacacacagacacactgGATGCCTGGACGGGACAGCGAGCAGTTGGAGACTTGGACAGCGGCGGTGGGAGGCGTGTGAGCTGAGCTCGGGGGTCGGggcagcgccggcggtggcctcgGTTCCGGCGAACACGCGCCGGTGAGCCGAGACGGCCGCCTAGTCTCTGCACTACTACTCGATGCCCATGCGGTTACAGGTCGCAACAGAGCGCTGATCAGAGTAGTGTGCTGCAATTCTGTGCTGCCTCACGATGATGATTCGACAAAGGGTGTCCGTCGTCAGCCGAGACCGAGATCGACGGGACAGGTTAGACCAGCGGCGGGCGATCGATCAGCGTACGCGAGAAAAGACGGGGACCGGGCACAGGCGACGAAACGGGCGGTGTTCCGGAGCATGTACGGGGGCATGGAGGTCTACTGCTTCGAACCACTCCTCCTGGAGTCCTGGGACGAACCCGGCGGCCGTCGGGTGATCGTGAGCTTCGTGATGGTGCCTTGGCACTGAAGAAATGGGTGGCCGGACTCCGTGCGCTGCACCTGGGCGATCTGCAACAGGGATGGATCGTCTGCTGGGGAAGGGGAAATGCTCCGACCTGACTcggatggagatggagatggagatgtaGCCCCCATGTGAGCATAATTGGGAGGAGATGGGCGCCAACGGGAGGTCTGTTCCCCTTTGTCCCGGAAGAGACAAGACTGTCGTTGAACTTTCATGGCAGGAATGGAGATGCTCCGGAGCAAAATTCAGAGCGCCCACAGCAtgcttggctgtgtttagttgcaaaatctctctccaaatttcactattcatctatcacatcaaatcttttgcctgcatagagtactaaatgtaggtaaaaaaaactaattgcatagttttgatgtacgttgcgagacgaatcttttgagcctagttagcctatgataagacaatatttaccacaaacaaacgaaaagtgctacagttaCAGTATCCTATGTAACCCTTTTTATCAACTTTttgcggatctaaacacagcccttgTATGCCATATCAGTCAGACAGTTACTGCAAGTTGGAAGGGCAGTATTTTGAGCCAACCATCAAGTTGATGGGGAAAATATGGACTAGATCTTGGAGGGACAAACTTGTTCAGCAAAAACAAGCTTCTATTCAGGCTTTTGAAACAGCGGAGTACACAACGGCAAACTTCCCACCAAAAGAACCGCTATATCTACTGTACTGATTGTGCACACTGCAAAGGTGCCATAACAACCAAGGAAACTCTACTGAAATACATGAGGATGAAAAACTATCATCTCATCAAGCATTTCGCTCGGACGATACAACCACTAGCAAACTATACAGAAGGCGGTTAGTTTCATACCATGTACAAGGAGTCAAGGACTACTCAACGTTCCACTAAAAAGGACTACCAACTCGAACAAACTTTGACAGTTTTCAAAACAGTGTGAGTGACCGAGGTTTGGAGAAGATGTTCAACTTCTTTTGGAAAAACCGGGACGACTTTGATACTGGCTGCTTGTGAACAGAGTTGTCCGGGGCatcctgtgccacgtccgtggcAGCCACTTCTTGTGAACATGAGTTAGTGAACTGGTCGCTTCGCCTCATGTCCCTGAGAAGATGGAGCAGCTTGATCGAACAGCTTTTGGCTTCTTCGGTTCCATTCACTGACAAGTCCACTAGGGCAGGGATCACACCTTCCTTCATTACAAGTAGACAGTCCTCGATGCAACGGGAACATATTTCCAGAAGGATAACCACTGCATGCTCTCGTTCTTTAGGGCTTCCTATGTCCAGATATTCTGCAACAGAAGCAAGACACCGGTTGGTTCTTGTAATACGAGCTGCACCTTCTTCCATGTCACATAAATTCCGTAAAATCTCCAAACAGCACTCAACGAAGCTTCCTTCAGAGAAAATGGGAACAAGCTTTGAGATTATTCCCATTGAAACTAGAGAAGATCTTATATCAGCATCACATGAAAGCTCACAGATAATCTTTAGGGCAAGTTCAAGCCCTTCATTATCTTCAGATGCCAGTATTTTGAACAATGGAGGAGTAACAACGGAGGCCATCACATGAGACCTTGGACTGCTCAAGTGCCGAACCAGCTCATGTAGTGTCAACAAAGCTTCAACTTTTAACTCAGAGTCAAGGAAGGATATGATCAGATGAAATGCATCTTCGTTCATAGATGGAACCTTAGCCCTACATGTAAGAAAAGATATGTTTGAAAATAATCTCATGAAATATCATGTATGATAAGTAACCACCCAATACCAACAAGAAAACAGAACCCAAATATAGTGCTAGAGCAGGAAGATTTTAAAGGCCTACTTTGCCCTTTTATACTAAATGTTGGAAACACATAGATGTTACTGAACCCCCAACATAATAGTAAGAAAGTGATGGTGCAGATTTAGAAGAATAAGTGATCTTACCTGCTATTGGAAAGGAAAGCAAGAAAAAATTGAAATCCAGCTTTCTGAGCTTGGACACTGTGGCTGCCAGTATCATTTCTCAAGAATTCAAGGAATGCTTCTACAAATCCATTTGAAACCATAACGTATGAAACCTCATTTTCATAATCAAGAACATTCTTCAGATCTTTTACTGACTTGTCTTGGAGTTCTAATGGGAGCATGGAAAGCTCATGAAAGAACCTCAGGAACATCTCCTGGTTGAAGTGGTGGAACGACAGATACTTTTGATAGTCAGTGTTCCAAGAGAACTGAGAAATATTTTTTGAATCCTCCATGTCCCTAGCATGGGATGCATTAGAGACATAACTGGCATCGGACAATGCAAAAGATGTATTGCTGTGGTCAATCGCAAAACTGATGTCCTTTCTAGCAATGAGAGGTACAGAAACATTGTGCAAACTTGACATAGAGTAACCATGCAATTGCTCTGGTATGTAACTGTATGCACTTTCACTTGGAGGAATAAAATCGGAAAGCGTAAAACCATGCTCtttgcaccaattgcaaatTAGATCTCTCATGCAGGTATTTGGGATCATGGAGAAGTTCTCTAGCTTCATCTGTGTCCTAGGACAAGTATCATATCCTTCATTGAACCATCTCTCAATATTTTCTCTTTCATAAGTCTGTCCAGATGTTATTATAACAGGATCATGCAATAGCTTTGTTGATATTGGGCAGCAGAACTCCGCAGGCGGAGTTGCGGCTCCAGACATACTACTGTGATCTTCATAAATCTGAAAGTCCGTTGGTGTGTAGCATTTTTCAGGAGGGCTGGCATCACTGGAAGTTGTGCTTGGAGTTAAAGACTGACTTTCAGATTGTAAATTCTCATTCCGTTCACCAGTCTCTGATCTGACGCTCTTTCCATACTTCTTAATGAGGTACAGGAAGAACTTAAGGACCCCCTCCTTTTTTGGATCATTACCGTTAACCTTGTCAAGCAGCTTCTTGATTGCTCGTCTTTCAATTAAGAGAGCTTTAGGAGATGTCAGGCCCAACTTCGAAGCAGCCTGCAGGAATGTCTCAAGTTCTAATTCTTCACTTGCATCAGACTGCCGGAGCATCTGTAAAATGGCTTTGCCAGCCTCTTCTTCCATCGGATCAAGAACAAATTTGACATCCCGGAGATCATCGTGAACTTCGGCAATCTGTATGCAGTAATGTAATAACAATCAATATTGCAATAGATGAACCTAAATGATGAAGCAATATATTCTCATGCATAGGTCCACAGAATGCCTACAAGTGAATATAAGCACATTCTGGTTGTTGTAGTTCACAGCAGGTAAAATGCAGGCATGGTATTTATTCTATAAGCTATTAGAACATAATATGGCGATTGGACAAGTCGATCATAGTAGCAAAAATTGAACTAATTGGTACAGACAAAATAGACTAAAACAGCAAACCACATCAGCTAACCTGATTAGCAAGTGCTGGTGGAACCATATTCTGAATAAGGAACAAACTCCGCCTAAGTGAGTCCCTGATCCTTTCACATCTTGCTACAATCGCCTCTCCAGTAATAGCCTGAATCATGGATATCCAAAATCGTCAAACATTTTTCTTAAAAAGAGAAAACATTAAAACAGTATAGATAGGTGAGCAGAATATTTAGTTCCAAAAAGACAACGTACCAAGTAGAGCTTACTACACTCAATGCAGTGTAGAGTTATGAGTTTCCCTTTCTCAACAACATTatataagttgcataattcctGTATGCCTGCTTTACAACCTGGTCGAGCTGCCTCTATTGACGGAAGAATAGAAGAGACCTTATCCAACATCGTTGTCAGCTCATTACACATTGCGCTATGAACCTAAAAGAGCAAAACAGAAAAACATGAATCACATTAACAATAATGGAAAGAACAAACTTGAATTTTACACGTCCAGAGAAACAGATCTATAAAATAATCTAAAAGATGAATCAAGCTTCCAGCAATGAAACGAAatcatagaaaaaaaaatcttggtaAAAATGATCTCCTCTTTAATGTCAGGCACTAGACATTCAAACACAAGGATTCATGCCTTTAACCGAGAACTGGCAGGGGATATCGTGTAACAAATCCAacagtttgcttgtgtttaatTTCATGATCAGCCAGGACACAGAAGCAACATTAGCataatgaaaagaaatattaaCAAGTTACCATTGGCAAAGGCGCAAAGAGTGTTCGTACTTGCATAATAGTGCCACACGGCCGTACAGTTCATGTTTGAATGGAAAATGAAAGAAGTAGTGCAAAAAAAGAGGCACAATAATTTACCTTTGGGCAAGATTTGCGCTGAGATATACCCATCACTACATTGTTTCTGTTTGCCATTCACAAAAGAGGTTGCCAATCTTTGATCTCAGCAGTCCTAACAATATTAAAATGTCAGAAAGAACCCGGAGCAAAATCATATCAGATCCTAGTACAGTCATAACTGAATGGTTAGTTGCTTGCAACTTATGAAGGATTGAATAGTGAAGTCAAACAAAAATGTCTAATCTCAAAGGATATGATGGCTCCGTACAAGGGAAAGTCAAATTTGCTTTGCATCATTTGCATAGCGTAGAATGTTTGACTACTGTTATTTACCTTTATCCTGAGCTTAAAAAATCAAATTTCAGGGTTCATGCTATCAATATTTATAGCAATTATGTAACACCGATAATTCACAGATTCAATCTGCAATAGACAAGTTGTCAGCTATCGAACTAAACACAGTTTACAGTTACAGAGTCAACTGTTTACCTAAATAACATTTTGAACAAAGGTCAACATTAGCATTCGTTGACCCAATAGTCAATCCTTGCGATCTTGTGATCCATTGCTAAATGGAGGGGGTGCTAGTCTCATTCACCCACCATAGGCGGAAGTCAATTAATTGGTCAAAATCTGCTTTTGCTCTTTATAACATTGAAACATTTCGAAAGAACCAACTGTGATTTATTTCAGTTGAACTCCCAACCATAGGTAAAAGGTGACTAATTTATGAACATAATATTTTTCTATTGCATATTGAGACTGAATTAAAATAGTTTGAGCTAAGTGTATATTCACTGCAATAATTTATCTCCTTGAGGCAATACATAGGTGTTGATATGTATTATTCATATTTGTGTATTGAATCAAAACGATAGCAATAAGCATTTGACCTTTTTTTTGCCTAAAGAAAAGTCTTCTAAAACCAATTTGCCAAAATTTGTATATAACCAAACATTTTTGAGTTTGGACCTCCCATTGCATCAACTGCACTTATCCATGCCTCAACACTGGTGCCTCAAAAACTTAGTTCTATTAACCCATAGCTACATCTTGCAGGTGTTATGCCAGCTGCAACGGAAAACTAGATAACCCAGATTTATTCATGTAACACGATTCCCCATCAATTGCATCTTGTAAGTACTTCCATAGAGTTAGATGACACGATACGGCTATTTGGACACCATGGGTCAAAAATGGGAGGCTGGCCGAGTACTCGTGCAGGAAAAAAATACTAGTAGAAGAAGAGACCGGTACAAAACGACCCTTTTTTGTTCTGTGGTAAGGTGTCGACCTAGAACTAACAAAGGTGGGGTTTCCAGGTCCCAGTAAAGAACAGGACAGGAATAGACGAACAATTTATTACTCGATGTAAATACAAAAATCAGCTAGCAGGACCGCTCATCTCTCTTGGAAATGACAGCAATCCTTATCTGTTCTAGAAACAGAACAATCTTCTGAACttgcttagttttttttttttttgaaaattgaaCTTGCTTAGTTACTAGAGAGGGGAAAGGCTGCAGAGGACACAGGACAGAACacccaaacaaacaaacaatcaTCAACCAGTCCCTTGGTATAATAAACAGAGCATAAGTTGAGAGGATGGCAACCAACCTTCTCGACTTCTCGCAAGGATCTCCCCGTACTTGGTGGACGAATCGATCAGACCAATGAATCCAGAGGCCGAGGGCGCTCTCCGAAACTCAGACGGCGCGCGCAGGTAACCAAAAGGATTGTCCTTTCTAACCCTGGAGCATCAACATGGAAACCCTCCCGCAATCACGAGATGAACCAGACGTATAAAGAGAAAGCGAAGGAGAAGGGAGGCCAGGCCACGAACCACTCAGAAAACAGGCTTCTTTGCCCGCAGCGCGAGGATTCCTCCCGGCTCAGCCGATCGTGGACAGCGGCGGCCCGACGGCTTCCTCCCCACCTGTTCACCTCGCACCAGCAGACCCGCACCTGGAGCAGCGGAGATGGATAAAGATGGCGCCCGCgcggagaggagagagggagggtggGAGGGCCGACGGGGTTCGCTGAAGAAATGatgagagagggggggggggcgcgacGGGGCCAGTGAGCGCACAGCGCCCCGCACCGCGCACGCTGGTGTTTTTATTCGTTTCGGGCGCGTGGCGAATTCTTCCCCGGCCGCCCACCGCACTCCACGTCTCCACCTCGCCCCCTTCCTGGGTCGTCGCCTCCGCGCAGGCCTAGCGGTTCGCGGGGCCCGCCACCTCGGccccccgcccgccgcccccctgctttcccctccccgtctcCCTCGACCGACGGACCGAGACAGACCAGACCGCAGAGATAGAGATTATATTGGATTGGATCCTTGTGTTGGCGGCGGGGCCCGCGTGGCAACTGGACGATGGTTTCTTCCTGTGGCTGCGCGCGCCACCTTCCTGTTCCTCCCGCGACGATGGGCCGGCCGACGCGGCTCCGCGGCAGTTCGCCACCTACCCACCCCCGGAACCCGGAGGCGGGGagccctccgcctccgcgcgcggcgcggcatgCGTCGCacgcccggcggcgccggcacccCGCGGGGTTTAATTACAACATGAGTCGCATGACAGCAACGGATTAGCAGCGGGTTGCGTCGCGGGATTAGGACAGCGGGATTAGCGAGCAGTAGGTTAAGACGACCCGGCCCGGCCTGTTGTGTCCAGAGAAGAAGATTCGCTTTCGCCGGTCTCGGTGACGGTGGCAGTAGGCGGGCGACGCGGGGGTTGGAGGCTTGAGAGCTTTTAGTTTATGGAGCAGGTTAGCTGTGCTCGGGGAGCTTAGGGTctgattggttttcttcacaCCATATCCTGGCTCGTATGGAGTATGGACGATGGGCTACCTAGATGCAAGAGCCTTTTGTTTGGTTGTCGTTTGCATGCAGCCAGGCCAGCGTGAGATTCTGTTCGGTTGCCTGGTCCACCGGCGTTCattccccttttttttttttgagaaaggcGTTCATTCCCTTTTCTACTACCGCTGAGGTCTCATCCATGCACGGCGCCAGCCAGGCTCCGGAGAAACGGAGGAAATCTGCGTATCCCGTGAACCAGGCCGGAGGACGCTATTTGCATCCCATGAGCCAGGCTCGTTTGCATCTGCTGGCAACCAATCACAAGAAAACTGCATCCGGAGGGCCTGGCTGCGCCAGAAACCAGGGAACCAATCGCGCCCTTAGCTTCCGTCACAAGCTGACTTGTTCCGGAAGCTGGTCTGGGGGTGAAGTGGTGAGTGGGTGGCTCGACCGGCTCCAAGTTTTAAGCTTTGGCGGCCCTCAAACTGAGCCTAATTTATACAGCCAGACATGTAACTAGCGTGGATAAAGACAGCCTAAATCTTTTGAAACCAATGAAAGGGACTCTCGATCAACAGGGGGCCATGAGATCGTCTTTGCGTCACATAATAAGGGTTCTTCGTTGAAaaaacatactccctccgttcttttttatataacacttttgatttttttttcaactttgaccaatattatttaattaatcagtTAGTTAAATAAAGTGAAATAAATATCTTTACGTCTATTATCAAGAGTCTCTTGAATCTAACTTAAAAATTTGACTATTTacataaatatttgtagaaaagaCGAATAGTCAAACGATAAGAACAGAGAGAGTACCAATGGAAGAGGCTCTCTTGATCAACAGGGGAACGGAGACCTTGTGGCACAAGCATTGCACGGCGACACCAAGGAACAAACTCGGCTGCACCGAGCGGAGAGCATGAGCCTTTTTGGGTCATGAACCAACGACCCTCAGCGAGCGAGCGATCACGGCTGCGCATGCGATTTCGCTCGACGGCATGCACGAGCACGACCGCACGATGCACGAGCACGACCACGCGCGAGGTGGTTCCGCGAGCCGGCCGAGAGCGTGGTAGGCGGCCAGCGGAGCGGCCAGACGACGGCCCGGCACGTGCGACCGTGGGCGCGAGATGACACGGGGGGCGCGGCCGCTTCCGTCCAGCGacacgcccgcgcgcgccggcagTGCGCCACAAGCCCACGACGGCCGCTACTTTCTTTTCTGGAAAGGCGCGCGCCGGTGGGACGGCGGACGGCCAGGGCGAGGCCGACGCCGGCCGCGAACATGTTCTCGGCGAGCCCAGGCCTGCAGCCAGGCCAGGCGTTGGCCGGCAGGGGATGGCCCGCCCCCGCAACCATACTGGTGGTGGGTCGGTCGAATCGAATCTTTCGCCTCCCATTCCACCGACCGGTCAGTCTCCTCCGGCgtgctcgtcgtcgtcggataCCACCACGTCTCCCCTCTCCTGACGacgtgaggggaggggaggagcggcGTGCAGAAATGTTGCCGGCGACAGGTCAGGCTCCCCCCGCTCCACCAAAGAAAAGGAGGCCTGGGCTTTTAGAGGTGCGCACTGGCATCCGTGCGTGCGCTCGACGGGCGTGTGTCGGGCTCAACTCGCGGAGCGGAGACGTGGCCGCGTAGTTGGCTCCGCGGCAGAAGCTCCCACTGATCTTCCCATGATGAGATTCCCGGCTGCGTTGTGCGCCCTCTGTACGGACGATCCGTGTCGGAGCAACCGTCGCGGGCATCGGGGGGTGGCCGTTGGCAGGTGGCCACGACCACGATGCCGCAGCCTTCGATGGTCACCGCGCAGTGCAGTGCTGGCTAGATTTTGTGCCGTgatccttcttttttttctcgcgAAAAGTGACCATTTGTATATGTTCGTGCCTACACGTATCGCCTTCTAGTACTCCGGCGTGCCGCCGCGCGTAGCGATGTCAGGCCACgtcgcgcggcgccgccgcccactccgCGCGCCACCAACATGAccgcgccggcgcgcggcaCATGCATGCTCCGCGTCGGGGCGCCGGCAACCGCTGGCATGGGCGCGTGCGCTCTCATCGATCGCCCCAACAGTTTTCTCCTGTCCCGTTCCCCAGGGCTATTTGTTCCGGTTTTTAGAACCGGGATTCGCCTTtcgggacaaaaggtggtagAATcgggacaaaaaaaaattttcACACCGCGGGATTCGATCCCAAGACCTCTTGTCTAATGCATGGTTTTCTTGCCAACTCAcataagtagtacatgtgaccaaggttttaaatagccggctataacTTCCGCTATAGACCGCTATATCTTCTATAAAGGGCAGCAGCTATGGCATTTAGCCCGCTaaagccggctatagcccgctaaatgcCGGGTATAGCCTGCTAAACGCCGTAACAGCAGCTCTGCCGCTAAACGTcttagccggcgatttaaaaccttgcatgtgactcagtatagaataactttCTTTTGAACTGTCACGTGGAGGAGCTTTTTATCCggattggtaacaccaaccggggcAAAAGGGTTCTTTTATCCgagttggtgccaccaaccgggataaaagggtcacccttttgtccgggtCGATGTTACCAACCGAGATAAAACAACCGAGATAAAAGGGTTgggcctttttgtcccgggtggagccaccaaccgggataaaagagaGATTTTTTGTCCGGTTGGttcctccaaccgggacaaaaggccgcTGCCctccccgctggcccggctagccgttagAGCATAGACAAAAATCACCTATTGTTCCGAGCCAAAAACAACGGGATAAATGGATTGAAACAAAAACCAGTTCTGTAGTATGATCAGAGCGTGCGGCTGCGCGACCCCGCCGCTGTCTGTACGTGCCGCGCGGCGACGGGACCTCGGCGGACTCGAGAACGACGACCTGCGCGCGAGCGACCGAGACGAAGAGGACGCGGCTGCGTTCAAACTTCAACGCCGCAGGCCCGCAGCCGCGGGGGGCATCTCGGTCCGTGTTTAGTTGCGcgttgtaaagtttttgaaaagacatttttctacatttgaagtactaaacatatactaattataaaaataattacagaactcgtctgtaaatcgcgagacgaatctagcgagactaattaatccgtcattagaggttatttactgtagtattactgtagcaatttagcatctaattacagcctaattaggctcattagattcgtctcgccatttacagacagcagtcgcaatgtgttttttatttcgtctagatttaagtctccatgcaggtgccggaaattttttttggaattttgatttttgtaactaaacacggcctcgaTCGGCCGCCGCTGACCTCGGCGGATGCGCGCGTCCGTTCACCGGCACGGCCGGTCAATAAATAAAAATCGCCGGGCGGAGTGGGCGTTTCAAAATTGCAGCGTGTCAGGTCAGGTCGCGAGGGCGCGTCGTGGAAACTGGTACGGGCTCCTGGCTCCTGTATCTTCTACAGCACAAAAAGGAAAGGGAAATCCATGGAGATCTTTTTGGTAGCCACGGATGGTACGCTGCGGCTGCGTATGAACCTTGCAGCGCGGTGGAGAGAGCACGCACCGACGCACGCGCGAGCTCGACCTTTATTGACCGGGAAAGCAGACAGGCATCGTCCCGTGCCCGTCCGGAGTTGAACGTAGCATCGCCGCACCAGCGAATGGTAGCTGGTCGCGAGCTAAAGCTGGGTCAATCGGCTGGGGGGAAGGTAGAACGGTGGCGACGGGAACACCGGTGTCACAGCCCCACGGGGCAGTGGGCCGCGCGGGTTACTGTAGTTGTCGCTACTGTAGTGCCGCGACACAATGGTGCTTTAGTCCCATACTGGAAACGGGAAGGAAGCCGAACCAGTTTAAATAGTCGGTCCCTGGGAAGCTATTAATTCTGGttcgaaccttttgcgcgaagtgAGGACGAAAGcgaagagagttatttagcaggtgtggtctactcaacgtgtagggtagatcttagccgttattcCGGATCGGGTCGTTAcaggggtatcagagccatactctcgcggtttcacacCATGTACGGGCAGAAGTGCTGTTGGCAATGAACCCACGGACGTGGAACAAAAGTGCTGCTGGCAATGAACTCACGGACGTGGAACATGGGATCGTTAACAGACGTATGTAACATGACCCAAGAGAGGTTGCCAACAGCATGTGGACGGACACACATGGCCTTACTGGTAATGAACCCACGAacgtggcacatgggatcgttagcactagacgtatggggGTGATTGTCACAGCCATGGGTCAGTGGTCCGCGCGGGTTACTGTAGTTTGTCGCTACTATAGCGCCGCGGCACAGTGGTGCTTTAGTCCCATACTGGAAACAGGAATGGATGAGCCGAACTAGTTTAAATAGTCGGTTCCAAAAGGTTCgaactttttgcgcgaagcgagaaCGAAAGCGCAAAGAATTATTTAGTAGGTGTAgtctactcaacgtgtagagtaaATTTTAGTCGTTACCCCGGTCCGGCTCGTTACAACCGGGAGGCAGAGATGGAGTGGTCTTTCTTACCTCCCGGCGTCCAGTACGCGAGCCTAGCGAACAGACGCAAAGGAAAGGTACGAGAATACGACGGCATGCTCGCGAAGGCTTCAAACTTGAGCTTCGAACAcgagccgcgccaccgccgcagcgCACGACTGCTTCAGGAGCGGTGATTATTCTGACGGTTAACAGTAACCTCTTGTGGTTTGTAAAAACGTCGTACTGACAGAGAAGAGGATAATCATCAGGGACAGGGACGACGTGCTGCTACCCTGCTACTGGATGCGTTCCGATCTTCTTGCGGCATACTGGCATCGACTACGATCGTGGCAGAAACGATGGCCGCACCGTGTACTTTTTGTTCAAAAAGTCACAAATCGTGGGCCGAGTCCCAGGTCCCAACCGGAAGAATACACGTATAGTGCGACGAATTACGGGGGGTCACGTAATCACGACGTCAACGCCTCTGAACGTTTCAGTGCGACGACGAGCCGGCTACGCGGCTGTGACGCACCATGCGCTCTCTGCAGAAACTGCTCGGGGATGTGATGTGAACGTCCATCGCGGTGGTTGTGTGTTTGTGGTCCCGTTTGGTTCATGCTACGCTACAGGAGAATTTTTTATGTATGAAGTAGTAAATGAAGtcaatttgcaaaatcttttcagggatgagtgtaacttttcgcgacgaatttaatgatgataattaataGGTAAAtgactacagtgatactactGTAACTATTCTCTAATCGCACGGTCAGAGGCTTCATTAGTTACTTTAGGGTTCCTAGCGTAgggttctgaagttagttttatCAACTGACTTTGTGTGGCACTGTAattaattagcggtcaaagtgcaAGGAGAGAGATGAGCAATttactggagatgctctaaacattttattttcttcttcctccacttcCAGCTAATCAGATCTCTGTTTCCATATTAGCTAAACCTCACATAAAAACTAGCACTAGGGTGTTCGACCA is drawn from Panicum virgatum strain AP13 chromosome 1N, P.virgatum_v5, whole genome shotgun sequence and contains these coding sequences:
- the LOC120656959 gene encoding U-box domain-containing protein 6-like yields the protein MANRNNVVMGISQRKSCPKVHSAMCNELTTMLDKVSSILPSIEAARPGCKAGIQELCNLYNVVEKGKLITLHCIECSKLYLAITGEAIVARCERIRDSLRRSLFLIQNMVPPALANQIAEVHDDLRDVKFVLDPMEEEAGKAILQMLRQSDASEELELETFLQAASKLGLTSPKALLIERRAIKKLLDKVNGNDPKKEGVLKFFLYLIKKYGKSVRSETGERNENLQSESQSLTPSTTSSDASPPEKCYTPTDFQIYEDHSSMSGAATPPAEFCCPISTKLLHDPVIITSGQTYERENIERWFNEGYDTCPRTQMKLENFSMIPNTCMRDLICNWCKEHGFTLSDFIPPSESAYSYIPEQLHGYSMSSLHNVSVPLIARKDISFAIDHSNTSFALSDASYVSNASHARDMEDSKNISQFSWNTDYQKYLSFHHFNQEMFLRFFHELSMLPLELQDKSVKDLKNVLDYENEVSYVMVSNGFVEAFLEFLRNDTGSHSVQAQKAGFQFFLAFLSNSRAKVPSMNEDAFHLIISFLDSELKVEALLTLHELVRHLSSPRSHVMASVVTPPLFKILASEDNEGLELALKIICELSCDADIRSSLVSMGIISKLVPIFSEGSFVECCLEILRNLCDMEEGAARITRTNRCLASVAEYLDIGSPKEREHAVVILLEICSRCIEDCLLVMKEGVIPALVDLSVNGTEEAKSCSIKLLHLLRDMRRSDQFTNSCSQEVAATDVAQDAPDNSVHKQPVSKSSRFFQKKLNIFSKPRSLTLF